One Felis catus isolate Fca126 chromosome D1, F.catus_Fca126_mat1.0, whole genome shotgun sequence DNA segment encodes these proteins:
- the LOC105260977 gene encoding serum amyloid A-1 protein-like isoform X2: MTKFLFLKHDSISGPREPKLLRVLAWAELTDPTFPRMKLFVGILLCSLVLGVSSQRWLTFLKEAGQGTKDMWRAYSDMREANYKGADKYFHARGNYDAAQRGPGGAWAAKVIR, encoded by the exons ATgaccaaatttttatttctcaaacacGACAGTATCTCAG GACCCAGGGAGCCAAAGCTGCTGAGGGTCCTGGCCTGGGCAGAGCTCACGGACCCCACCTTTCCCAG GATGAAGCTTTTCGTGGGCATCCTGTTGTGCTCCCTGGTCCTGGGCGTCAGCAGCCAAAGATGGCTCACGTTCCTCAAGGAAGCTGGTCAAG GGACTAAAGACATGTGGAGAGCCTACTCTGACATGAGAGAAGCCAATTACAAAGGTGCAGACAAATACTTCCACGCCCGGGGGAACTATGATGCCGCACAGAGGGGACCTGGGGGCGCTTGGGCGGCCAAAGTGATCAGGTAA
- the LOC105260977 gene encoding serum amyloid A protein-like isoform X1 → MKLFVGILLCSLVLGVSSQRWLTFLKEAGQGTKDMWRAYSDMREANYKGADKYFHARGNYDAAQRGPGGAWAAKVISDARENSQRVTDFFRHGNSGHGAEDSKADQAANEWGRSGKDPNHFRPAGLPSKY, encoded by the exons ATGAAGCTTTTCGTGGGCATCCTGTTGTGCTCCCTGGTCCTGGGCGTCAGCAGCCAAAGATGGCTCACGTTCCTCAAGGAAGCTGGTCAAG GGACTAAAGACATGTGGAGAGCCTACTCTGACATGAGAGAAGCCAATTACAAAGGTGCAGACAAATACTTCCACGCCCGGGGGAACTATGATGCCGCACAGAGGGGACCTGGGGGCGCTTGGGCGGCCAAAGTGATCAG CGACGCCAGAGAGAATTCTCAGAGAGTCACAGACTTTTTCAGGCACGGAAACAGTGGCCACGGAGCAGAGGACTCGAAGGCTGACCAGGCCGCCAATGAATGGGGCCGGAGCGGCAAAGACCCCAACCACTTTCGACCTGCTGGCCTGCCTAGCAAGTACTGA